A genomic region of Xanthomonas campestris pv. phormiicola contains the following coding sequences:
- a CDS encoding efflux transporter outer membrane subunit yields MILPSAGDGPNSHRLLAVLVAALLGGCSLAPVYQRPQAVVPGTLGASDAATAPHAAAAAATVALTEQEQRFLHDFSPNRDLAPLVSQALAHNPDFRTTVLQVQQARAQYRIDRSQQLPQIGVQAQDTRQSYDDPQRQALYGQKLVTAAVGVDSFELDLFGKLAALSAAAQQRYLSSAYGQQAARGALIAEVLRTYTVERAAAQAQDRFQAIAKDSAALLAFANDQHDVGLISNDALDRQRHQTDQAQVRALQAVSDHAAARRALQLVAGFDAPAGSGDLQDLLPADPGAAALRDLDSAVLLQRPDIQQAEAELRARNADIGAARAAFFPSIKLSTSLGTASDVLSGLFKTGSRAWSFAPELTLPIFDFGRNRANLDIAQLRKQAGIADYEKAIESAFRDVADALDANPGLQQREQRERANSEREQQRIARMDKRVAQGLQDRTTLLGERIAAEQAALDHLQSRQDLILNRIALFRAFYGVQLPHAS; encoded by the coding sequence ATGATTCTACCGTCTGCAGGCGATGGCCCGAATAGCCATCGACTCCTCGCCGTCCTCGTCGCCGCACTGCTCGGCGGCTGCTCGCTGGCGCCGGTCTACCAGCGCCCGCAGGCGGTCGTGCCGGGCACGCTGGGCGCGTCCGATGCGGCAACGGCACCGCACGCCGCCGCCGCCGCCGCGACGGTGGCCCTGACCGAGCAGGAACAGCGGTTCCTGCACGATTTTTCGCCGAACCGCGACCTGGCGCCGCTGGTGAGCCAGGCGCTGGCGCACAACCCGGATTTCCGCACCACCGTCCTGCAGGTGCAACAGGCGCGGGCGCAGTACCGGATCGACCGTTCCCAGCAGCTACCGCAAATCGGAGTGCAGGCGCAGGATACCCGGCAGAGTTACGACGATCCGCAGCGGCAGGCGCTCTATGGACAGAAGCTGGTGACCGCGGCGGTCGGTGTCGACAGCTTCGAACTGGACCTGTTCGGCAAGCTGGCGGCGCTGTCGGCCGCGGCGCAGCAGCGCTACCTGTCCAGCGCCTACGGCCAACAGGCCGCGCGCGGGGCGCTGATCGCCGAAGTGTTGCGCACCTACACGGTGGAACGCGCGGCGGCGCAGGCGCAGGACCGCTTCCAGGCCATCGCCAAGGACAGCGCGGCGTTGCTGGCCTTCGCCAACGACCAGCACGATGTCGGGCTGATCTCCAACGACGCGCTGGACCGCCAGCGCCACCAGACCGATCAGGCCCAGGTTCGCGCCTTGCAGGCGGTCAGCGACCATGCCGCCGCGCGCCGCGCCCTGCAACTGGTCGCCGGTTTCGATGCGCCGGCCGGCAGCGGCGACCTGCAGGACCTGCTGCCGGCCGACCCCGGCGCCGCCGCCCTGCGCGACCTGGACTCGGCGGTGCTGCTGCAGCGCCCCGATATCCAGCAAGCCGAGGCCGAACTGCGTGCGCGCAACGCCGATATCGGTGCCGCCCGTGCCGCGTTCTTTCCGTCGATCAAGCTGAGCACCTCGCTGGGCACCGCCAGCGACGTCCTCAGCGGCCTGTTCAAGACCGGCAGCCGCGCCTGGAGCTTCGCCCCGGAGTTGACGCTGCCGATCTTCGATTTCGGGCGCAACCGCGCCAACCTGGATATCGCGCAACTGCGCAAGCAAGCCGGCATCGCCGACTACGAAAAGGCCATCGAGTCGGCGTTTCGCGACGTCGCCGATGCGCTCGATGCCAATCCCGGCCTGCAACAGCGCGAGCAGCGCGAGCGGGCCAACAGCGAACGCGAGCAGCAGCGCATCGCACGCATGGACAAGCGTGTCGCGCAGGGCCTGCAGGACCGCACCACGCTGCTCGGCGAACGTATCGCCGCCGAGCAGGCCGCCCTGGATCACCTGCAGTCACGTCAGGACCTGATCCTCAACCGCATCGCGCTGTTCCGCGCGTTCTATGGCGTGCAGTTGCCGCACGCATCTTGA